One genomic region from Phragmites australis chromosome 1, lpPhrAust1.1, whole genome shotgun sequence encodes:
- the LOC133886874 gene encoding VQ motif-containing protein 4-like: MDAGAAATTRERHAPHSPVATLPLPLPQASVDPSNPFPTTFVQADTTSFKQVVQILTGTPETAAAAAAGGAQASAPATQKPAPTPPGPKKPAFKLYERRSSMKSLKMLCPLLPAAAAFAAGCSAGGFSPRGFSPRGVEVLSPSMLDFPSLALGSPVTPLPPLPGSQEAAAAEDRAIAEKGFYLHPSPRGNASAGGELQPPPRLLPLFPVQSPTATGP; this comes from the coding sequence ATGGACGCCGGCGCAGCCGCCACCACCCGGGAGCGCCACGCGCCGCACTCGCCGGTGGCaacgctgccgctgccgctgccgcagGCATCCGTCGACCCATCCAACCCCTTCCCCACCACCTTCGTCCAGGCGGACACCACCTCCTTCAAGCAGGTAGTCCAGATCCTCACCGGCACGCCGGAgaccgcggccgccgcggcggcgggcggggcGCAGGCGTCGGCGCCGGCCACGCAGAAGCCTGCACCCACGCCCCCGGGGCCCAAGAAGCCGGCTTTCAAGCTCTACGAGCGGCGGAGCAGCATGAAGAGCCTCAAGATGCTCTGCCCCCTgctcccggccgccgccgccttcgccgCTGGATGCTCGGCCGGAGGGTTCTCCCCGCGGGGGTTCTCGCCGCGCGGGGTGGAGGTGCTGTCGCCGAGCATGCTGGACTTCCCGTCGCTGGCGCTGGGGAGCCCCGtcacgccgctgccgccgctgccggggTCCCAGGAGGCCGCTGCGGCCGAGGACCGCGCCATCGCCGAGAAGGGGTTCTACCTCCACCCGTCCCCACGCGGCAATGCcagcgccggcggcgagctGCAGCCGCCGCCCAGGCTGCTCCCGCTGTTCCCCGTGCAATCGCCGACCGCGACCGGGCCGTGA